In one Magallana gigas chromosome 7, xbMagGiga1.1, whole genome shotgun sequence genomic region, the following are encoded:
- the LOC105347681 gene encoding uncharacterized protein — protein sequence MPRGGGSRSGGGRSYVDNAMNRSLGRVGMPVGSMVVSKGSSASSSGAGFFGSSSSDSGRTYVDNSMNRNLGRVGMPVGSMPVSKSSSGSSSSSKTYVDNEYNRRLGRVGMEHGSMVVSRDSGGGSSSGTKHYVDNSANRSLGRVGLPYGACGEEVRVYKDNPFNRKLGRVGLPIGAAVISKSGSLELKLYADNPENRRLGRAGFPLGSRPKGSFSGSKRTYCDNYLNRQLGRVGKELGTEPVTCSKETEWLHKAYIRYRENPDEDIDYRNLPALPEEVEEDAIEKLMHLINRLQIEREWRETEKQTKPVPKTSDDLLSYSGPILEFSDIKLGKIIGRGGFGVVHYGKYKDSVVAVKKLHVMRVSKRRQKEFIDEVNILSKLDNPFIVKFIGACTTTPDLCIVLEYMQMSLHEALHVDCADLADFTDGDRLMMITQTLAGLEYLHEKKVAHCDIKSRNVLIDHDGEKFTVAKLTDFGLSMMKNETETSQSSNSELVRHIGTPRYSSPEVLRGELMNLDQMKMSDMYSYGLVVFEIVCEEEPFPNLSTAQLRTQVGEKNMYPIFPDDIHPNVHLAAKLLGCWDRKPEKRPTATDFLKVMNRISCVYEKLD from the exons ATGCCGCGGGGAGGTGGAAGCAGAAGCGGGGGTGGAAGGAGTTATGTGGACAATGCTATGAACCGAAGCCTGGGCCGAGTTGGTATGCCCGTAGGATCAATGGTAGTATCCAAAGGAAGCAGCGCATCCTCTTCCGGCGCAGGCTTTTTTGGCTCCAGCTCATCAGATAGCGGAAGGACATACGTGGACAACTCTATGAATCGGAACCTTGGAAGAGTTGGGATGCCTGTTGGATCCATGCCCGTTTCCAAATCCAGTAGCGGGTCATCATCTTCATCCAAAACATATGTGGATAACGAGTACAATCGAAGACTGGGGAGGGTGGGAATGGAACATGGGTCTATGGTTGTCTCGAGGGACTCGGGGGGCGGAAGTTCCAGTGGAACAAAGCATTATGTGGACAACTCCGCCAACAGAAGTCTTGGGCGGGTCGGTCTTCCATACGGAGCGTGTGGGGAAGAAGTACGTGTTTACAAAGATAACCCCTTCAATCGAAAGTTAGGGCGTGTTGGCCTACCTATCGGAGCTGCAGTTATATCCAAATCTGGATCCCTGGAACTGAAGTTGTACGCAGATAATCCAGAAAATCGTCGCCTGGGAAGAGCAGGGTTTCCATTGGGGTCTAGACCCAAAGGTTCTTTCTCGGGATCGAAACGGACCTACTGCGACAACTATTTGAATAGACAGCTTGGAAGAGTTGGAAAGGAACTTGGAACCGAGCCCGTGACTTGTAGTAAAGAGACAGAGTGGCTTCACAAGGCATACATAAGATACAGGGAAAACCCG gaTGAAGACATTGACTACCGGAATCTGCCCGCTCTGCCTGAGGAAGTTGAGGAGGATGCAATAGAAAAACTAATGCATCTGATAAACAGACTACAGATTGAGAGAGAATGGCGAGAAACGGAGAAACAGACCAAACCAGTTCCTAAAACATCAGATGATCTGCTGAGCTACTCGGGACCAATCCTAGAATTTTCAGATATTAAGCTTGGTAAGATCATTGGAAGAGGGGGTTTCGGCGTAGTACATTATGGGAAGTACAAAGATTCGGTGGTTGCTGTAAAGAAGCTGCATGTGATGCGGGTCTCTAAGCGTCGCCAGAAAGAATTCATCGACGAGGTGAATATCTTGAGTAAATTAGATAACCCATTCATCGTAAAATTCATCGGCGCTTGTACCACCACCCCGGATCTCTGCATCGTTTTGGAGTACATGCAGATGAGTTTGCACGAGGCATTGCACGTGGACTGTGCAGATCTGGCCGATTTTACAGACGGCGATCGTCTGATGATGATCACACAGACACTGGCAGGCCTGGAGTATTTGCACGAGAAAAAAGTCGCCCACTGCGACATCAAGTCAAGAAACGTTCTGATTGATCACGACGGGGAGAAATTTACAGTTGCCAAGCTGACAGATTTTGGGCTGAGTATGATGAAGAACGAAACCGAAACTTCACAATCGTCAAACAGCGAACTTGTTCGTCACATCGGAACACCTCGCTATTCCTCCCCAGAAGTCCTTCGCGGGGAACTGATGAATTTGGATCAGATGAAGATGAGCGACATGTACTCCTATGGGTTGGTTGTGTTCGAAATAGTGTGCGAGGAAGAGCCCTTTCCCAATTTAAGCACCGCACAACTGCGCACCCAGGTAGGAGAGAAAAACATGTACCCCATATTTCCTGACGACATTCATCCAAACGTTCATCTGGCAGCCAAGCTTCTCGGCTGCTGGGATCGTAAGCCGGAGAAACGACCAACGGCAACCGACTTCCTGAAAGTAATGAACAGAATTTCTTGTGTCTACGAGAAATTGGACTAG